A genomic stretch from Penicillium digitatum chromosome 4, complete sequence includes:
- a CDS encoding Tripeptidyl-peptidase sed1: MKSFIILYALAASVMGIPTAHEFQLHERRDSIPKSWVEGKKLDGNVSLPVRIGLTQSNLDYGHELLMDLSNPNSSRYGQHLSTDQVYDLFAPTEKAVHDVRSWLESAGISKDRITQSTNKQWIQLDADAEELENLLHTKYYVYSHSGTGRSHVACRQYYLPTSVREHIDYITPGISLREVTGVRRSAGKQKRFVGGIPPILEPIPQPIEKLVSEASSFCSQAITPQCIKQMYNISEGHSATKGNELGIFESIGDVYAQEDLNLFFSNLYRKIPYGTHPTLKSVDGGKAPTDLSNAGAESDLDFQISYPIIWPQNSILFQTDDMHYEDNYTFSGFLNTFLDAIDGSYCSALSPLDPPYPDLADGGYKGSLQCGVYDPPKVISISYGSAEADLPISYQRRQCAEFMKLGTMGVSVVVASGDSGVAGRGGDPTPSNCLGPNGRIFAPDFPASCPYLTAVGATEIPTGSSPRDHKEQAVTRFPSGGGFSNIYKAPDYQAQAVADYFDRAKPPYPYYQSVDNSSFGENNGIYNRIGRAYPDVSAIGDKIVIYNKGMAVSIGGTSASAPVFAGILTRINEERLTAGKSTVGFVNPVLYAHPEAFFDVTKGTNEGCKTDGFSATEGWDPVTGLGTPNYPELLRVFMGQ; this comes from the exons ATGAAATCCTTCATCATTCTTTATGCCCTAGCGGCCAGTGTGATGGGGATACCAACGGCTCACGAATTTCAATTGCACGAGCGCCGTGATTCAATCCCAAAATCGTGGGTGGAAGGCAAGAAGCTCGATGGGAATGTGTCACTACCTGTGCGAATCGGGTTGACCCAGTCTAACCTGGACTATGGCCATGAGCTACTTATGGATTT GTCCAATCCCAACTCGAGCCGCTATGGACAGCACTTGTCTACCGATCAAGTGTACGACCTGTTTGCTCCGACTGAAAAGGCTGTGCATGATGTGCGTTCTTGGTTGGAGTCGGCTGGTATATCAAAAGACCGCATCACGCAGTCAACCAACAAGCAATGGATCCAACTTGACGCCGATGCCGAGGAGCTCGAGAATTTGCTGCACACAAAGTACTATGTCTACTCACATTCTGGAACGGGCCGATCGCACGTGGCTTGTCGCCA ATACTACCTGCCGACCTCCGTGCGTGAGCACATCGACTACATCACCCCTGGAATTTCTCTGCGGGAGGTGACTGGTGTCCGGAGATCGGCCGGTAAGCAGAAACGCTTCGTGGGTGGAATTCCCCCTATCCTGGAGCCGATCCCCCAACCCATTGAGAAACTGGTGAGCGAGGCTTCATCATTTTGCTCCCAAGCAATTACACCCCAATGCATTAAAC AGATGTATAACATCAGTGAGGGCCACTCTGCCACCAAAGGAAACGAATTAGGAATCTTTGAAAGCATCGGAGATGTCTACGCTCAAGAAGATTTAAACCTGTTCTTCTCGAACCTGTACAG GAAAATCCCCTACGGTACACACCCAACTCTCAAGTCAGTTGATGGTGGTAAAGCTCCTACAGACCTTTCCAATGCTGGGGCTGAATCCGATCTGGACTTCCAAATCTCCTACCCGATTATCTGGCCACAGAACTCCATTCTTTTCCAAACCGATGATATGCACTACGAGGATAATTACACCTTCAGTGGCTTCCTCAACACTTTCTTGGATGCGATTGACGGCTCGTATTGCAGTGCCCTCTCGCCTTTGGACCCTCCATACCCCGATCTGGCAGACGGAGGCTACAAGGGCTCCTTGCAATGTGGCGTGTACGACCCGCCGAAGGTCATCTCGATTTCCTATGGATCCGCCGAAGCAGACCTCCCCATTTCCTATCAGCGGCGACAATGTGCTGAATTTATGAAGCTGGGTACCATGGGAGTTTCAGTAGTAGTCGCGTCGGGTGATTCTGGTGTTGCCGGACGTGGGGGCGACCCAACCCCCAGCAACTGTCTTGGCCCAAATGGCAGAATCTTTGCTCCAGATTTCCCTGCCTCCTGCCCATACCTTACTGCGGTGGGAGCTACTGAAATCCCTACAGGTTCCTCGCCAAGAGATCACAAGGAGCAAGCCGTGACTAGGTTCCCCTCGGGGGGCGGCTTCAGCAACATTTACAAGGCGCCGGATTATCAGGCCCAGGCTGTTGCCGATTACTTTGACAGGGCCAAGCCCCCTTATCCATACTATCAGAGTGTGGACAACAGCAGCTTCGGTGAGAATAACGGTATCTACAACCGGATCGGACGTGCCTATCCAGATGTTTCTGCCATTGGAGACAAAATCGTCATCTACAATAAAGGAATGGCCGTGTCGATTGGTGGGACATCAGCTTCTGCGCCTGTATTTGCTGGAATCCTCACTCGTATCAACGAGGAGCGACTGACGGCTGGCAAGTCCACTGTTGGCTTTGTCAACCCTGTCCTATATGCTCATCCGGAGGCGTTCTTTGACGTGACCAAGGGCACAAACGAAGGATGCAAGACCGATGGCTTCTCTGCGACCGAGGGTTGGGATCCAGTGACCGGATTGGGTACCCCTAACTATCCCGAACTTTTGAGGGTTTTTATGGGCCAGTAG
- a CDS encoding Glycoside hydrolase/deacetylase, beta/alpha-barrel — protein sequence MPSQKPKVQVLLSVDFDAVSGFLGTGASDTTNLADYSSGFFAAQVGVPRLLRLFKKHGISSSVTWFVPGHSMESFPQETTAIVQSGAEIGCHGYAHEGTSQMTECQEREVIAKCVQLATALTGKKPRGWRAPLYQLRTHTIQVLEEFGFLYDSSLTHHDSSLYFVPRMSEPTAIDFSPSKSASAWMKPLPAPAARTSQTLVEIPCNWYMEDMTPLQFLPGSPNSHGFVSPIIIEQNWRARFEFLFNEAVEKSLEADSEPGFVFPLVLHPDTSGMAHVVGMIDRMISWLKEQGDEVEFVTFGDCAAEWKKNQD from the exons ATGCCTTCCCAGAAACCCAAAGTCCAAGTTCTCCTCTCCGTGGATTTCGATGCCGTCTCGGGCTTTCTAGGCACTGGTGCTTCGGATACAACGAATCTGGCCGATTACAGCAGTGGCTTTTTCGCAGCTCAAGTGGGCGTGCCACGCTTATTGCGCCTCTTTAAGAAACATGGAATTAGTTCCTCGGTGACTTGGTTTGTGCCCGGTCATTCAATGGAATCATTCCCACAAGAGACCACAGCCATTGTTCAGTCGGGCGCCGAAATCGGTTGCCATGGATATGCGCACGAGGGCACCAGTCAAATGACCGAATGTCAGGAGAGAGAAGTGATTGCCAAATGTGTACAGTTGGCAACCGCCTTGACCGGAAAGAAACCTCGAGGATGGAGGGCGCCATTGTATCAGTTGCGAACTCACACCATTCAAGTCTTGGAAGAGTTTGGATTTTTATACG ATTCATCTCTGACGCATCATGATTCGTCGTTGTACTTCGTCCCTCGCATGTCAGAGCCTACGGCCATTGATTTTTCGCCTTCCAAgtccgcttctgcgtggatgaAGCCCCTCCCTGCCCCTGCAGCCAGAACTTCCCAGACTTTGGTTGAAATTCCGTGCAATTGGTATATGGAGGACATGACCCCACTTCAGTTCCTACCCGGCAGTCCGAATTCGCATGGCTTCGTCAGTCCGATCATCATTGAACAAAATTGGAGGGCGAGGTTTGAGTTCCTCTTCAATGAGGCTGTCGAAAAATCCCTTGAGGCAGATTCTGAGCCAGGTTTTGTCTTTCCTTTGGTCCTACACCCAGATACTAGTGGAATGGCTCATGTGGTTGGAATGATTGATCGAATGATTTCGTGGCTGAAAGAGCAGGGAGATGAGGTTGAATTTGTGACATTTGGCGATTGTGCGGcagaatggaagaagaatcAAGATTAG
- a CDS encoding Phosphatidic acid phosphatase type 2/haloperoxidase, whose translation MPHNGSGNGSPILQRVGLAGAAARFAQRTYAADYIALGFLVAGWLLIQIFVNPFHRMFSLDNKAIQYPFAVHERVPVLWSVIFAGLIPFLVILAWSAIFRVGVQKTQVTVLGLFVALMLTSFLTDVIKNAAGRPRPDLLSRCKPSRGTANNALVAWTVCTESNQHVLQEGWRSFPSGHSSFSFGGLGYLYLFLCGQMHVFRPRTDLGRCLLAFSPLLCALMVALSRLADYRHDVYDVTCGGLLGMLIAWFSYRRYYPPLRSVICDVPYDKADLAGPNGFAQLDDEEALAHPFISRGSQGNYQLQDIEPSR comes from the exons ATGCCTCACAATGGTTCGGGGAACGGGTCTCCGATTCTACAACGCGTTGGACTCGCTGGTGCTGCAGCCCGCTTTGCGCAACGCACCTATGCCGCCGACTACATCGCATTGGGGTTTCTCGTGGCAGGATGGCTACTA ATCCAAATATTCGTGAACCCGTTCCATCGCATGTTTTCGCTGGATAACAAAGCCATTCAGTACCCGTTCGCGGTCCACGAACGAGTTCCTGTTT TGTGGTCGGTCATCTTCGCTGGACTGATTCCTTTCCTCGTGATTCTCGCTTGGTCCGCAATCTTTCGCGTCGGTGTGCAAAAGACGCAAGTGACAGTACTTGGGCTATTCGTGGCTTTGATGTTGACATCGTTCCTGACGGACGTAATCAAAAATGCGGCGGGGAGACCACGTCCGGACTTGTTATCGCGCTGCAAACCATCCCGAGGTACAGCGAACAATGCGCTGGTCGCATGGACCGTCTGCACTGAATCCAACCAGCACGTTCTACAAGAGGGGTGGAGGAGCTTTCCTAGTGGACATAGCAGCTTTTCCTTTGGTGGTCTGGGCTATCTATATCT CTTCTTGTGTGGTCAAATGCATGTCTTCCGTCCTCGAACGGATCTTGGACGCTGTTTACTTGCGTTTTCCCCATTACTATGTGCTTTAATGGTTGCCCTCTCTCGCTTAGCCGATTATCGACATGATGTATATGATGTGACGTGTGGGGGACTCTTGGGCATGCTAATAGCTTGGTTCTCGTACCGCCGCTACTATCCACCGCTGCGGTCGGTCATATGTGACGTTCCCTATGACAAAGCTGATCTTGCGGGACCGAATGGCTTTGCTCAATTGGATGATGAGGAGGCTCTTGCGCATCCCTTCATTTCACGCGGTAGTCAGGGAAACTATCAGCTTCAGGACATAGAGCCATCTCGATGA
- a CDS encoding Mediator of RNA polymerase II transcription subunit 7, translating to MADESQQRAVNTAFAPPPPLWKHFTRENIDRVEQIKAEASKGEDSPSNRNKQWSAAKLRALQLPSELRYLVPPDIPKGQYSVFGELQTLSTALPSLQEQGIEQLYPEPPAAGIDQNLQPSPPLNHAYYLLKISKSLLLNFLEFTGILSVSPEQFESKVEDLRNLFINAHHLLNLYRPHQARESLIMMMEEQLNHSQEEMKQMDKVKAEVESILEQLQAEGSRVSAIGSEDETDQAKALKEKADEHSRLIWDLLDKEI from the exons ATGGCCGACGAGAGCCAACAACGAGCCGTGAACACAGCATTTGCACCCCCGCCGCCCTTATGGAAACACTTTACGCGCGAGAATATCGACAGAGTGGAGCAGATCAAAGCTGAAGCTTCCAAGGGCGAAGATTCACCGTCGAATAGGAACAAGCAATGGTCCGCAGCCAAACTGCGCGCTCTGCAGCTCCCCTCAGAACTTCGGTACCTGGTGCCACCGGACATCCCTAAGGGACAATACAGCGTCTTTGGCGAATTGCAAACT CTGTCGACAGCATTGCCATCATTACAAGAGCAAGGGATCGAACAGCTCTACCCAGAACCCCCCGCAGCCGGTATCGATCAGAACTTGCAACCCTCGCCCCCTCTCAATCACGCATACTACCTTCTCAAGATCAGCAAGTCTCTGCTCCTTAATTTCCTAGAATTTACCGGTATCTTGTCGGTCTCACCGGAACAATTTGAATCCAAGGTCGAAGACCTGCGCAACTTGTTCATCAATGCGCATCACCTTCTCAACCTCTACCGTCCCCACCAAGCCCGCGAATCACTCATCATGATGATGGAAGAGCAGCTCAACCACAGCCAAGAGGAAATGAAACAAATGGACAAAGTAAAAGCGGAGGTTGAAAGTATACTGGAGCAACTGCAAGCGGAGGGCAGCCGCGTGAGTGCCATTGGGTCAGAAGACGAAACCGACCAGGCCAAAGCGCTGAAAGAAAAGGCCGATGAGCACTCTCGGTTGATCTGGGACTTACTGGACAAAGAAATTTGA
- a CDS encoding Zn(2)-C6 fungal-type DNA-binding domain: MYPASSTSDDQPRTRTARACDSCYKRKIKCDAALPQCNWCSHHNIPCTFDRVVQRKRKIASEEGRPKVSRLSERISRIEQLLAENYMGDQISVPEDSPRSFEANTTASSSPSNTQLPDSSSVRVHFAGKELGVISLLTGTPFLFPEGREWIKARTGEHVAIDKLSPTRAPWDKERGQNFNAALMNMNVNACNPYELPDWRTVNLYFQAYRSSKVMRRIFPVIDPELFEETLNTAYSQSQYTLKYGQASARVCVVAFLTFVSRLPHVKDIVNSATTTTVSPIDYDMLATKAQFFMPQVLQEPASLDAAQAITMLILFELSCGNMRATNYYAAVAARLIFMLGGNLFSGHGIISTDERSQQKHSQLRNLFWICYTLDKDLALRTGQPPTITDENCELTLPPGYLDRAFLDVENEEAPWYGPVFPFDLRLSLIKARAHRELYSVSCLQKSDAELLKSIRELDDSLEEWRLSIPPRWRPTMSFSSETSDPHMGMHSVMLRLNYHLCMTIIHQASGRCKAWMQGQSGMVDGVSSSMALSVEASRSSLCYLEAAEHVVVDGVFWTLIFYPMSALLTIFCSILQNPLDPHSREDLGRLKVATVMIERIFSRKLNVNELVHFKLVADFIMELKRLAECAIDKAWAEQRAASN, encoded by the exons ATGTATCCTGCATCTAGTACTTCGGATGATCAGCCGCGGACACGGACTGCCCGTGCCTGTGATTCCTGTTACAAAAGAAAG ATCAAATGCGATGCTGCGCTTCCGCAGTGTAATTGGTGCAGTCATCATAATATTCCCTGCACATTCGACAGAGTGGTACAGAGGAAACGAAAAATTGCCAGTGAGGAGGG ACGCCCTAAAGTTTCACGACTATCGGAGCGAATTAGTCGCATCGAGCAGCTTCTGGCAGAGAACTATATGGGTGATCAAATCTCTG TGCCTGAAGACTCGCCTCGGTCCTTTGAAGCCAACACGACGGCCAGCAGCTCCCCAAGCAACACTCAGCTTCCAGACTCATCGTCGGTGCGAGTTCACTTTGCGGGTAAAGAGCTGGGGGTTATCAGTTTACTCACAGGCACCCCGTTCCTCTTTCCCGAGGGACGGGAATGGATTAAAGCTCGCACCGGAGAGCACGTAGCTATTGACAAACTTAGTCCAACTCGAGCACCTTGGGATAAAGAACGCGGACAAAACTTCAACGCTGCCCTGATGAACATGAACGTGAACGCTTGCAATCCCTATGAACTTCCCGACTGGAGAACCGTGAATTTATACTTCCAGGCATATAGGAGCTCCAAGGTGATGCGGCGCATCTTTCCTGTGATAGACCCAGAGCTATTTGAGGAGACCCTCAATACAGCTTATAGTCAATCGCAATATACCCTCAAATATGGCCAAGCTAGCGCCAGAGTTTGTGTCGTTGCATTTCTTACCTTTGTTTCTCGCCTACCTCATGTCAAGGACATTGTCAACTCGGCTACTACTACTACAGTCAGTCCAATCGACTACGATATGCTTGCCACCAAGGCACAGTTCTTTATGCCTCAAGTATTACAAGAGCCTGCCAGTCTGGATGCAGCGCAGGCTATTACCATGTTG ATTCTCTTCGAGCTATCTTGTGGAAACATGCGGGCAACAAACTACTATGCGGCAGTTGCCGCACGACTCATTTTCATGCTTGGTGGCAATCTTTTTAGCGGTCACGGCATCATTTCGACGGATGAGCGCAGCCAGCAAAAGCATTCACAACTACGGAATCTATTCTGGATTTGCTACACGCTTGATAAAGACCTTGCCCTGCGTACGGGTCAGCCGCCTACTATCACCGACGAAAACTGTGAGTTGACACTTCCACCGGGCTATCTCGATCGAGCATTCTTGGACGTGGAAAACGAGGAGGCCCCATGGTACGGTCCAGTATTTCCATTCGACTTGCGCCTGAGTCTGATAAAAGCCCGAGCGCACCGAGAGCTATATTCAGTCAGCTGTCTCCAAAAATCAGATGCCGAGCTGCTCAAGTCAATCCGGGAACTCGATGACTCGCTAGAAGAATGGCGGCTATCGATCCCTCCTAGATGGCGTCCAACTATGTCTTTTTCTTCCGAGACCTCCGATCCACACATGGGTATGCACTCTGTCATGCTGCGTCTGAACTATCACTTATGCATGACCATCATCCATCAAGCAAGTGGAAGATGCAAGGCATGGATGCAAGGACAAAGTGGTATGGTGGATGGGGTGAGTTCCAGTATGGCACTTTCCGTGGAGGCCAGTCGATCAAGTCTATGTTACCTCGAGGCGGCAGAGCATGTGGTGGTTGACGGTGTTTTTTG GACTTTGATCTTCTATCCTATGTCTGCACTGCTCACCATCTTCTGCAGCATACTCCAGAACCCACTGGACCCACATTCGCGCGAAGACTTGGGCCGATTGAAAGTCGCAACGGTCATGATTGAGCGAATCTTTTCACGGAAACTGAATGTAAATGAGCTCGTGCACTTCAAATTGGTCGCCGATTTCATTATGGAATTGAAGCGATTGGCCGAGTGTGCCATTGACAAGGCCTGGGCGGAGCAGCGCGCAGCCTCTAATTGA